The Hyla sarda isolate aHylSar1 chromosome 2, aHylSar1.hap1, whole genome shotgun sequence genome includes the window agcagtggtgaccggaacactgaagaagatgacgcggtcacttaccaggccccggccggcgagcgttctcccgcgacgatcctgcggtcctcctgcgtctctatggttgtacgcacgggacgtcagtgatgtcccgtgcgtacggccatagaggcggagaagcgaaggaccgaaggaggatcgcgggaggatcgcaggaggacgccggggaatggtgagtgaccgccggacatccttatgtcccgaaaagatttttcgggacacagggatgtccgggataggattaggaatacttatttttatttgcctgggccggctcccgtgtgtggctgcaggcggggcccggccagagcatataaaaactaatactgtatactaaaaaccagggggcctccagctgttgtgaaactacaactcccagcatgcccggacagactttgccggtccgggcatgctgggagttgtagtttcacaacagctggaggccccctggtttttagtatacagtattaggttttatatgcgctggccggcccccgcctgcagccacacacaggagccggccccggcatataaaaataagtattcctaatcctatcccggagagcgcaacacccccccccccagatgttgcggccagccccccctgcaccccccacgagtgcctctgccactggcagtgtttataacttgtgctgtgggcgggcaggggaggtggtcattatcggcacattttttgttgtttcggcattttgccgaaatagctattttcggccgatatgtatcggccgccgatatatcggtgcatccctagtttttacccccacctgcttcaatggacaatacgttgtccccttccaccttttggaggcaagtgttaatcttcctaaaaagggcgaccccccaaaggaacctctccctatttccaaccaAAAACCCTGGGAAAATGGCAGTCTTTTCAGATGGAAAcagggagaggttcctatgtggggtcgccctttttagggcgagtaacacttgctaaaagggaattaatagtgcgagagtaggccctactcttgcactattaattcccttttggcaagtacaggggaagtttttacagtTACCTGTTACAattgaccatacgttgttcccttctaccttttagaggtctttgcatcgcatcaatactttgtggtgtaggtggcacatagtaTTTTTTgtgcacctttccttttgtttgatttaaaacaaaatgttatttaaaaaaaaaattgggtccatatattttatcctaagaaaagttacgttttagcgaatacatatcctcaatacttacttttgcTCACCAACTCTTTGccaaaaagagactgttttcttctgcctacctgtctcatctactattctgatcctgccacctgcctgatgccacatatctgctgccaagttctccttctttcacccacttccgtcaccgggtactggtattaacacccaccacctcACTCTACCAAATTGtactgtaccaaagtgcacagcagcgctgaagtgcggagctgtaactacggtcagggacaatacatgtccattacggcccactgggtgaatgtggttcctgccagccacaacagcaacttggacaagtcacaccgcttccgcctccatgcacTCAGGCTGTTTGTCCTGCGACAATGTGCAACTCCGATTCCTCATCCTCCAtcttgtcctcagcctccactgcacagacaagtctcagtgcccctccagcataccatgtgtgcagggcacagcggtgtcacatttttcttcacatggtttgccttggcgaactgagtcacacaggggacgaactgttaaaagtaattcatcatgaaatcaaatcatggcttactccatgaaaactggaaatggaaaccatggtaaccgacaacgggaagaacctcTTGTCTAAAACAGCGTCtatgaagcctgagccatgcaccctgcatggcacacgtgtccaGCCTGGTTGTgaagcgattcctgaagtgttaccctatctgcaagacatccttacaatgggaagaaaactttgcatgcacttcagctagtcgtacaccgcaaagcacaccctccttgagctgcagcgtcagaacagcatcccccaacatagtctgatttgcaacattttcacatggtggaattccaccctccataggtTGGAcccactatacgaacagagaaaagccatcaccgatttcttgatgatccaagtggatagggggactgctctgtgtaatttcaatgtgaaccagtggcagctcatacgtgacacctgccgtttgctaagGCCCTTaaaagaagccacattattagtcagttgccaggattacgggatgaaaaaCATAATTCCATTGCTTCATCAaccacaacatgtgttggaaactatggctggttagggcactggagacgtggtgcctacatctcgaggccacatgagccctgtggggcctgaactggaggaggaggggaagggggacagtggagcacaaggttttgtgaaatgggtgatttttatagtcatctgataggaggggaggagtaggagcaggctgtggagctacagagtgatgaggaagacgaggcagagtacccagacacaccattgccatgtagtctcctcatgctgctggcacattaaattaagctttatcttaatctattttaaatcttcaattaaaattttccaaaatatctTTTATCTTTTCAATTGAGAGGCCCTATGATCTCATCAGGCTGCTGCCTCCTCtgggcttggtcattctgccacattatggtctcctaatgcttctggcacattaaatgaaactttatcttaatctattttaaatcttcaaataaaattttccaaaatatctttaatcttttcaatagtGAGGCACTATGgtcacgtcaggctgttgccacctccaggctgggtcattctgccacattagggtctcctcttgctgccgccaattccaggctgtgtcattctgccacattatggtctcctcatgctactgccacctccaggctgtatcattgtgccaccatatggtctgctcatgctattgacaccttaaattaaacttttacaaTTTTAATCtaatttaaatcttcaatttaaattttaatgggggtgtgctgagaggcaggggctgggacaggtggtagctggcctcaCAGCAGACTGACAGCTCTATTTTAAGATACATCTAGGAGCtttgccatagtttacactgcagcaattaaacACTATTTGAGCTGGAATAACcttggctgctggcaccagacttgccttctAATGAGTCCTCAAAACAGGATTTAAAGTTTTCTCATTCGGGGGTGTGGTTTGGCCGCCGAGAGAGATGGCTGCTTAGAGTGAGAGCTCCTGCTACAGCACCGCTTTTACAAGCGACAGAGACCCTGCTAGCGACTCCACACTGCAAATTGGACATTCCAAACTATAATGGCGACTCATAGCAGGAAAAGAAATATGAAAGACGGAGAATAAGAATAAGAAGTTATCCCAGTTTTTTCGGACCATAGAGCAGCCCTGCAAAcctttccaagatggcgccgagACACGCGCCTCGCAGATACCAGCAGCTGCCGGAAGGCGCGGGAGGAATAAAGCACAGGGACCGGTGAGGGTGAGCCCTTTCCATAGCTTACCGTCTACACGGGTGAATCAGCAGCTGACTTTTGAGGTGCCGCTGACATGGGGCTCGCCGGTGGGAACAGAGATGCCACGGAACTCCGCTCCTCTAGTGACGGAAGAGGTTAGTGGAGACGGCCTTGCTGCGCAGCCTGCAGCCTCTGAACTCCGAGAGTCTGCGACAGAGACCGGGAGCTCACCACAGGTCAGTCCCCTGAAACAAAAACCTTGGCTGGCTGGACCAGACGGGGTGGATGATGTTATCCCTATTACTGACCAGCCTTGCGAGAATAATATCTTTGCCTCCTACCACACATCTGATAAAATGGTGTCGGACACAGTACTTAAGGACATGTTGCTAGCGCTCCGTAATTCCCTACAAGTTGACTTTTCTAAGTTGATTAAGCCCATACAGATCACCTCCACCATACTGGAACATAAAGTGGCTAATACAGAGACAAAGCTGGTGACATTTGCAAAAGCCCACAATGATCTCCAAGGCGCTCATAATGCATTAGACGACAAGGTTGAAGCCTTACATGCAAAAATGGTAGATTATGAAGACAGAAATCGACGCAATAATGTCAAATTTAGAGGCATCCCTGAAGAAGAAGCAGGGAACCAGCTGGCCAAATATGTACTTCAAATGACTAGACATCTGCTGCCTGATATGGAACCTTATGAGTATACTGTGGACAGGGCCCACAGAGTACCTAAGCCTCGCAACTTACCTGACGAGGTCCCACGAGATGTCCTGGCTCGCTTCACTTTCTTCCATACTAAAGATCTACTGTTGCAATACTCACGGAGACACCCTACCTTACCTGAGCCTTTTGAGGATATACACATTTACACGGATTTGTCAGCTGCGACTCTACAAGCAAGAAGGAACTTTAGTCAACTGACGGTGACCCTGAGAGATTTGGGAGATCCCTATAGGTGGGGGTTCCCTGCTAAGGTTCTTGTGAATCGACAAGGGAAAGTTCATACTTTTTTGTCAGCTGAAGAAGGACTGTATTCATTACAGGAGTGGGGAATGATCTTAGAGGGAAAAGAAGCGGAGGAACTAGGAGACGCTTCTCCAGTGAACTGTGATCCGGACTGAATCCAGTGCTTACATAGTCACCTCCGTATACCTCTGGGTGCTAGCCTGAGTAGCTTATGATtgctatatttctttattttcttatttacACGCCCACTGACTCGGTGTACCTGCCACAGGAGAAATCACTGACACTTTTCTTTTTATTACTAAAGTTTTAGTTGCTTTTCTTATTCTGTACTTCTATACTCTCCgttacaggctaggaacacacaaggaaacgctttcactggcacaatagcatcagtggcgcaccggccctttaaatcgcaaagacccggcgcgcgcgtgccctaaggagcggggccgcgcgcgccgggacagcacagacggggaacgggtctggtaagggaatcgggatgcgcatcgtgagcgggcgcgtcccgcatcgcgaatcgcatccctgctgggaacattatcgcagcgcacccggtcggcaggtctgaccggggcgctgtgaataagagaacgctgtgagcgctccggggaggagcgggaacccggagcgctcggcgtaacagtacccccccctcttgggtctccccctctttttggaacctgagaacctgaggataagactcttgtccagaatgttgtcctcaggttcccatgatctctcctctgggccgcaattctcccagtcaaccaaaaataattttttacctctgaccgtcttggatgccagaatttccttcaccgaaaaaacgtcagaggacccggaaactggagtgggagaaacaactttgggagagaagcggttaaggatgagtggtttaaggagagagacatggaaagcattgggaatacggagagaaggaggaagaaggagtttgtaagagacagggttgatctggcacttgattttgaaaggaccaagataacgtggtcccagtttataactggggacacgaaagcggacatacttggcggagagccatactttgtctccgggagaaaaaatggggggaattcttcttttcttatcggcatgttttttcatctgggatgaagcctgtaaaagagaattttgagtctctttccatatggtggagaggtcccgagtcacttcatcaacagcgggcaaaccagagggcatgggagtggggagggggggaagagggtgacggccatacaccacgaagaatggggatttagcggaggattcggagactctgaaattgtacgagaattcggcccatggtagaagatctgcccagtcatcctggcgggaggaaacaaaatgtcgcaaatagtcacccagaacctgattaattctttctacttgcccattggattggggatgataagaagatgagaagtttaatttgatttagagatgattacagagggccctccagaatttagacacaaattgaacgcctctatccgagacgatatgcgtgggcaacccgtgaaggcgaaaaatgtgtataaaaaattgcttcgccaactgaggcgccgaaggaagacctggaagaaggataaaatgtgccatcttggagaatcgatcaacgaccacccaaacaactgtgttgccatgggataaaggtaagtcagtaataaagtccataccaatttgagaccatggttgttcaggaacaggcagaggatggaggagaccagcaggcttctggcgaggggtcttgtcccgggcacagactgtacaagcccgcacgaaatcaacaacatcagtttccagggtaggccaccaataaaatcgagagatgagttggatggattttttgatgccagcatggccagcgaggtgagaggagtgtccccacttgagaatcctgaggcgctggcgtggagagacgaaggtcttccctggaggagtctgtctgatggaagctggagaggtggagatcagacagtccggaggaataatgtgctgcggggaagcttccacttcagaggcatctgatgaacgagagagggcatcagccctaatgttcttgtcagcagggcgaaaatgaatttcaaagttaaaacgggcaaagaacaacgaccacctagcctggcgagggttcagccgttgggcagactgaagataagagagattcttgtggttagtgtatataataactggatatttggatccctccagcaggtgcctccattcctcaagcgacaattttatggccagtagttctcgatcaccaatggagtagtttttctccgtcggagagaaggtcctagaaaaaaacccacaagtaacagcatgcccggaagaatttttttgtaggagtactgctccagctcccaccgaggaggcatctacctccaatgagaagggtttagatgggtcaggtctggagagttcgggagcagaagaaaaggcagtcttgagatgtttgaatgcgtcttccgcttgaggaggccaggacttagggttggggtttttcttggttagggccacgataggagccacaatagtggaaaagtgtgggataaattgtctgtaataattggcaaaccccaaaaaatgttggatagcacggagtccggaggggcgtggccaatccaatacggcagatagtttatctgggtccatttgtagtccctggccagagactaagtaacctaggaagggaagagactgacattcaaagagacatttttccattttggcatataattgattgtcccgaagtctctgaagaaccatgcggacatgctggcggtgttcttctaggttagcagaaaaaatctgaatatcgtctaggtaaaccacaacacaggtatatagaagatcatgaaaaatttcatttacaaagtcttggaagacggcaggggcgttgcaaaggccaaagggcatgaccagatattcaaagtttccatctctggtgttaaatgcagtcttccatttgtccccctccctgatgcggatgaaattatatgcacctcttaagtccagcttggtaaagatgtgggcgcctcgtaggcggtcaaagagttccgagataagaggtaggggatagcgtttttttacagtgattttattaagtccgcggtaatcaatgcaagggagtagggagccgtcttttttggaaacgaaaaaaatccagctccggcaggggaggaggacttgtggataaacccctttttaaaattctcttgaatgtactccgacatggcttgagtttctggagcagacagagaatagattctgccccggggtggagtagtaccagggaggaggtcaataggacagtcataaggcctgtgaggaggcaaagtctctgcttgttttttgcaaaaaacatcagcataatccagataggccttggggagaccagataacggGGGAACCAcggggtcttgactgacagtacagggagcaggcttaagacagtccttgtgtgGCAGTTTGGCGGGGAGGCGGAGATGGAGGAGCGCTCCTTCAGTAACCCATACCCGGACTACCGGCCCGGCCCGGACACGGCAGAGCCGGCGGAGGAAGAAGAAGAttatgccgccgccgccgccgcgggTGAACCGGGAGAGCTGGACCTGCCCTTTGACAGAGATGGAaagattttaggaagattttcaAGACGTATCCAGGCAAAAATGAGTGATCTGCTACAACAAATGGAGGAAGGTCTGAAGACCGCTGATCCACATGACTGCTCTACTTATACCGGATACACAGGCATAGCCCTCCTCTACCTGCAGCTGTATCGTATTGCCAAAGACCAGGCTCATTTGCAGCGGTCTCTCGATTATGTGAAAAGAATTCTGCGGAACCTGAATGGCCGAAGAGTCACATTCCTATGCGGTGATGCTGGGCCTCTCGCTGTAGGTGCTGTCGTTCATCACAAGCTTCAGAATCAAGCTGAATCCAAGGATTGCATTACAAAGTTATTGGCATTGCATCTGGGGGTGGTCAGCCCAGACTCTGAGCTTCCAGATGAGCTGCTGTATGGAAGAGCTGGTTATCTCTATGCGTTGCTCTATCTAAATGCGGAGATCAGTCCAGACACGGTGCCTCAAGCTACAATCAAAGAGCTTGTAGATGCCATTATAGAATCTGGGAAGAATTTGTCTAAAGAAGAGCACAAGACGGAACGCTGTCCTCTGCTGTATCAGTGGCACAAGAAGCAGTATGTGGGGGCAGCCCATGGATTGGCTGGGATCTACTACATGTTGATGCAGCCATTAGCCAAAGTAGACCAGGAAACATTAACTGAGCTTGTAAAGCCATGCATTGACTACGTACGCCACAAGAAATTCAGGTCTGGCAATTATCCGTCATCTTTAAGCAATGAAACAGATCGGTTGGTATATTGGTGTCATGGAGCACCAGGAGTTATACACGTGCTTCTTCAAGCTCATAAGCTGTTTAAAGAAGATAAATACTTGAAAGATGCTGTGGATTGTAGCGATGTTATTTGGCAGAGAGGCCTATTAAGAAAAGGATATGGCATTTGTCATGGGACATCGGGGAATGGATACGCCTTCTTATCACTTTACCACCACACCCAAGATAAAAAGTATCTCTACAGAGCCTGTAAGTTTGCAGAATGGTGTTTAGATTATGGTGCACATGGATGCCGAATCCTGGACAGACCATACTCTCTCTTTGAAGGAATGGCTGGCACAATTCATTTCTTGTCAGACGTGATGACACCAGAGACTTCACGCTTTCCTGCATTTGAACTTTGACTGGCTGGCAGGAGACTATGGAGAGGAGTATCTGTCAGCACTTGGAGAAGATGAAGAGCTCAGATGTGTTACATTTGGTGCCTCCACCTTACTTGCCAACCTAGATTCATCACCACTTTTTACAGAAGAGCAGTTACGGTGTTTTCTGCAGACACCACTGCTAAAAATTAGGTTATCCTGAATTTTGTTATTTATCCTGTGATATTGTTGTATGTTTGTTGAAACTGGGAGATGCttcgttttttgttttatgttaacACCTTTTGGTGTTGGAAATATTGGCTGCTTTTGTTGACCCTTTTAGGAGACACTGTAAAGTATAATTTACTTTGATTCATAGTGTATAGTCTAACCCAGCATTGGGGGGGGTCTGTCGGCGGTGTCGCCTGCACTGGAGCTGTCGCACAGGCTTGTGGCGCCGGTGATGCTGAATAAAAAGATACTCGTGGCGACCAGATTTGCCAAGCCGTTCCGCAGcaattcacttttttctttttatgcaaatgagggcCTTGAGGCATGGGCAGAGCTCCGAACCGAGCTAGGGGCACGCTGATGCCATCTTCGTCGTTCCTCCGCCCGGCTCATCGGTGTTCGTGGCCCCCTCCCTTCTCTTGTGCACCTTGTTGGTGTGCGGCGCATGCGCCGTGCGCTGGCGCGGGGcgcaggagaggggaggggggttgtgagtgttgatgagctgggcggagtGGCCGCGCTGCGGGCCTGTGTGGCGGCTTTGGTGCGGGTGGTGCTGCTGGCGGATTTCCTTTAACACTGATTTATGCAATGAATCTGGCCATAGTAGACAGTAGAAGAATAACCGCCTGCTATTTACATTTCCACTACAATTAACTTGGACCATGCAAGGAATAAATCTTAAAGGGTGAGACACTTTTATCCTTGTTATGTCAGTAAAGTTTTGTTTGTGCTTGTCTTATTATTGCCTGTTTGGTTACACTTGATCTACTGCTGTGTGATAcaatacagtaaagtttacattgcaaaaaaaaaaataaaataaaataaaaaaaaaaaataaaaaaaaagacagtccttgtggcaagaagtaccccagttcttgatttccccggtggtccaatcaagggttggggaatggcgttgaagccatggtaatccaagaagaatttctgaagtgcagttagagaggaccagaaattcaattttttcgtaatggggtccgatgcacattaataggggttccgtgcggtaacgcacagtacagtccaatctttcattattaacagaggcgatgtagaggggtctggtgagactggtcaccgggatgttgaacctgttgatgaaagaggccaaactaaaatttcctgcagatccggaatccaagaaggccatagctgagaaggagaaggtagaagaagaattccgcacaggcacagtaagacgtggagaagcagagttcacatcaagagctgtctcacctttgtgcagagtcagcgtgcgtctttcctggcgtggaggtcggataggacaattcttcaagaaatgttcggtactggcacagtacaggcaaaggttctccatgtggcgtcgtgtcctctcttgaggtgtcaagcgagaccggtcaacttgcatagcctccacggcggaaggcacaggaacggattgcagtggaccagaggagagaggagccggggagagaaactgcctcgtgcgaacaaagtccatatcctggcggagctcctgacgcctttcggaaaaacgcatgtcattgcgggtggcaagatgaataagttcatgcaggttagcagggatttctcgtgcggccagcacatctttaatgttactggataggccttttttaaaggtcgctcagagggcctcgttatttcaggacaattcggaggcgagagtacggaattggatggtgtactcgccaacagaagaattaccctggaccaggttcagcagggcagtctcggcagaagaggctcgggcaggttcctcaaagacacttcgaatctccgtgaagaaagagtgtacagaggcagtgacaggatcattgcggtcccagagcggtgtgtcccatgacagggctttcccagacagaaggctgactacgaaagccacctttgacctttcagttggaaactggtccaacatcatctccaaatgcagggaacattgcgaaagaaaaccacggcaaaatttagagtccccatcaaatttatccgggaaagataatcggaggctggatgtggccactcgctgcggaggagatgcaggagctggcggaggagaagattgttgaagctgtggtagtagctgctgtagcatcacggtcagttgagacagctggtggccttgttgcgctatctgttgcgactgctgggcgaccaccgtggtgaggttggcaacaactggcagcgggacctcagcgggatccatggccggatctactgtcacgatttggctggctggaggtggatcctctgtgccagagagggattggcgtggaccgtgtcggtggaccggttctaagttgcttctggtattcaccagagcccgccgcaaagcgggatggtcttgcagcggcggtagcaaccaggtcgtatccaccggcaacggctcaacctctctgactgctgagataagcgcggtacaagggagtagacaagagcaaggtcggacgtagcagaaggtcagggcaggcagcaaggatcgtagtcaggggcaacggcaggaggtctggaacacaggctaggaacacacaaggaaacgctttcactggcacaatggcaacaagatccggcgagggagtacaggggaagtgaggtgtaagtagggaagtgcacaggtgaaggtactgatgaaacctcatgcgccaatcagtggcgcaccggccctttaaatcgcaaagacctaaGGAGcgtggccgcgcgcgccgggacagcacagacggggaacgggtctggtaagggaatggggatgcgcatcgcgagcgggcgcgtcccgcatcgcgaatcgcatccctgctgggaacattatcgcagcgcacccagtcggcaggtctgaccggggcgctgtgaataagagaacgctgtgagcgctccggggacgagcgggaacccggagcgctcggcgtaacaatgaataGAGCATTAAGATTAATCTAATAATTTTCCAAAGTGCACATTTACTGTTTACTTTAATGTGTACTTATTTTCTCCATTGTAATTGTAGAACTGTGCCAAGTTATTGCATTTGGTTTCCTACCATTGAGCGAAATTCAGCATCAGACCAGTGACCTTTGACCAGGGGTAAGTGACTGCTTTGTGACATCCCCGTCTAGTGGTCTT containing:
- the LOC130357484 gene encoding lanC-like protein 2, with translation MPRNSAPLVTEEVSGDGLAAQPAASELRESATETGSSPQVSPLKQKPWLAGPDGVDDVIPITDQPCENNIFASYHTSDKMVSDTVLKDMLLALRNSLQVDFSKLIKPIQITSTILEHKVANTETKLVTFAKAHNDLQGAHNALDDKVEALHAKMVDYEDRNRRNNVKFRGIPEEEAGNQLAKYVLQMTRHLLPDMEPYEYTVDRAHRVPKPRNLPDEVPRDVLARFTFFHTKDLLLQYSRRHPTLPEPFEDIHIYTDLSAATLQARRNFSQLTVTLRDLGDPYRWGFPAKVLVNRQGKVHTFLSAEEGLYSLQEWGMILEGKEAEELGDASPFGGEAEMEERSFSNPYPDYRPGPDTAEPAEEEEDYAAAAAAGEPGELDLPFDRDGKILGRFSRRIQAKMSDLLQQMEEGLKTADPHDCSTYTGYTGIALLYLQLYRIAKDQAHLQRSLDYVKRILRNLNGRRVTFLCGDAGPLAVGAVVHHKLQNQAESKDCITKLLALHLGVVSPDSELPDELLYGRAGYLYALLYLNAEISPDTVPQATIKELVDAIIESGKNLSKEEHKTERCPLLYQWHKKQYVGAAHGLAGIYYMLMQPLAKVDQETLTELVKPCIDYVRHKKFRSGNYPSSLSNETDRLVYWCHGAPGVIHVLLQAHKLFKEDKYLKDAVDCSDVIWQRGLLRKGYGICHGTSGNGYAFLSLYHHTQDKKYLYRACKFAEWCLDYGAHGCRILDRPYSLFEGMAGTIHFLSDVMTPETSRFPAFEL